One segment of Penaeus vannamei isolate JL-2024 chromosome 3, ASM4276789v1, whole genome shotgun sequence DNA contains the following:
- the LOC113814900 gene encoding tether containing UBX domain for GLUT4, which yields MPASVTVLCPNGRRAVVKVSPNTSILQIIEDACKKHGFNPDQYDLKHLRRVLDTSSSMRYSGLPNNCQLELIESAVPRTASSVTVNIATDDGVRLVHDFPATSSLWDILKHHEESGHAGRLIPSPEDGREPVIVYTMRRISGQDLKTTTLKSLGLTSGKCMLRHSIQSVSSNTQAHVAKPLTRPKVQQQDEDQEVAQKPQSAPEVAMEHQAGPSRRPQPESSRQPPPPEQPAEPPLQVLPPQMDRAGQQHVDLVPSRGPDLVSSSQSGVPDLVQSQNNVAQPDVVTEGGGQMDSPAPMDLIEGHDAASSSQQEMDLEPSSSEACEKVIKFGSHDAVLFSMDDAPPTRLQDEGDAFFELSVNEVKNLYCEQQRILKELNETPLMTQQMREMEESAKVLSALNQYPVTQLRIYFPDNYVIQASFKPIDTISSVQDFVRPLLANPASEFSLWLRHPHRMLATDLTLVAADCVPNARIYFEAVGSGPPYLNDETLSKKSSFSGAAHNVVKRKQHTQNRAFLGGGHSLTAEPSQAASTSREAGECSQSKRTNANFRATGATPKVPKWFKTGK from the exons ACATCTACGACGAGTTCTGGATACAAGTAGTTCAATGCGGTATTCAGGACTGCCAAATAATTGTCAACTTGAGTTGATTGAGTCAGCAGTACCTCGAACGGCATCAAGTGTGACAGTGAACATTGCTACAGATGATGGAGTTAGACTTGTTCATGACTTTCCTGCCACTT CATCCCTGTGGGATATCCTGAAGCATCATGAAGAGTCTGGCCATGCGGGCCGTCTCATCCCCTCTCCTGAGGATGGGCGAGAACCAGTGATTGTCTACACAATGCGCAGAATCAGCGGCCAAGACCTAAAGACCACGACGCTCAAATCCCTTGGTCTTACCTCAGGGAAATGCATGCTGAG GCACAGCATTCAGTCAGTGTCTTCCAATACCCAAGCTCATGTTGCGAAACCTCTCACTCGGCCAAAGGTTCAGCAACAAGATGAAG ACCAGGAAGTTGCTCAAAAACCACAGAGTGCCCCAGAAGTAGCAATGGAGCATCAAGCTGGACCATCTCGCCGTCCACAGCCTGAATCATCGAGGCAGCCTCCGCCCCCTGAACAACCAGCTGAACCTCCTTTGCAAGTGCTCCCTCCACAGATGGACAGGGCAGGGCAACAACATGTGGATTTGGTGCCTAGCAGGGGACCTGATCTCGTGAGCTCAAGTCAGAGTGGGGTGCCAGATCTGGTTCAGTCGCAGAACAATGTTGCTCAGCCAGATGTGGTGACTG AGGGAGGTGGTCAGATGGATTCTCCTGCCCCCATGGACCTGATTGAAGGCCATGATGCTGCCTCTTCGTCACAGCAAGAGATGGACTTGGAGCCTTCATCCTCAGAAGCTTGTGAAAAAGTTATTAAG TTTGGCTCCCATGATGCAGTCCTCTTCAGTATGGATGATGCTCCACCGACCAGACTTCAGGATGAAGGCGATGCATTCTTTGAGCTGTCTGTGAATGAAGTGAAAAACCTCTATTGTGAACAGCAACGGATTCT GAAAGAACTAAATGAAACACCCTTAATGACACAGCaaatgagagaaatggaagaaagtgcAAAAGTTCTATCTGCACTGAACCAGTACCCAGTGACTCAGTTGCGGATATATTTTCCTGACAATTATGTGATTCAGGCATCGTTTAAGCCCATTGATACTATTTCAAGTGTACAAGATTTTGTCCGACCACTGCTTGCAAACCCAGCCTCAGAGTTCAGTCTTT GGTTGAGACATCCACATCGAATGTTGGCCACAGACCTAACACTTGTTGCTGCAGACTGTGTCCCAAATGCGAGGATCTATTTTGAGGCAGTTGGGTCAGGTCCTCCATATCTCAATGATGAAACTCTCTCCAAAAAGTCTTCATTTAGTGGTGCTGCCCATAATGTTGTTAAGAGAAA GCAGCACACACAGAATAGAGCATTTTTAGGAGGTGGCCACTCCCTAACAGCAGAGCCAAGCCAAGCAGCTTCAACAAGCCGGGAAGCTGGGGAATGCAGTCAAAGCAAGAGAACTAATGCCAATTTCAGAGCAACAGGAGCTACACCCAAGGTTCCAAAGTGGTTTAAGACAGGAAAATGA